One Vibrio tapetis subsp. tapetis DNA segment encodes these proteins:
- a CDS encoding NYN domain-containing protein, producing MEKVAILVDVQNVYYTCKETHRKNFDYNTFWRQATQGKEVVQAFAYAISSTQEKQRQFHHILRGIGFKVQLKPCIQRSDGSTKADWDVGIAIDAIEIAPEVDTIILVSGDGDFDVLARRVTEKYGKRFEVYGVHALTAQSLIEAATQYTPIEGELLL from the coding sequence GTGGAAAAAGTTGCTATTTTAGTTGATGTGCAAAACGTCTATTACACCTGCAAAGAAACTCACCGAAAAAACTTTGATTACAACACATTTTGGCGCCAGGCAACTCAAGGGAAAGAAGTCGTACAAGCCTTTGCTTATGCCATTTCAAGTACTCAAGAGAAGCAGCGCCAATTTCATCATATTTTGCGTGGTATCGGATTTAAAGTGCAACTCAAGCCTTGTATTCAACGTAGTGACGGCAGTACAAAAGCAGATTGGGATGTCGGTATTGCTATTGACGCAATTGAAATTGCACCAGAAGTTGACACTATCATCCTTGTATCAGGAGATGGCGATTTTGATGTGTTAGCCAGAAGAGTAACAGAAAAGTACGGTAAGCGTTTTGAAGTGTATGGTGTGCACGCATTAACGGCTCAATCTTTAATAGAAGCCGCTACGCAATACACACCAATAGAAGGCGAATTACTGCTCTGA
- a CDS encoding DUF2986 domain-containing protein produces MNRKKKINQILKKKQKKMNSKLHTSNKPKYVSKADRAKMELEEAASASVETEQTENIESEAPSEQ; encoded by the coding sequence ATGAACCGTAAAAAGAAGATCAACCAGATCCTTAAGAAAAAACAAAAGAAGATGAACTCTAAACTGCACACTAGCAACAAGCCAAAGTATGTATCTAAGGCTGACCGAGCTAAAATGGAGTTAGAAGAGGCTGCATCGGCTTCTGTCGAGACAGAACAAACTGAGAACATTGAAAGCGAAGCGCCATCAGAGCAGTAA
- a CDS encoding MFS transporter — protein sequence MENTLTNQTQNTITVPVLALALFAVATGYLMSLIPLMLQQYGMGTHLASWLASSFYAGLLVGAVCIESLVSKLGHTQSFIFCLVVLAVTVIVKPLFPVEAIWLFARFVAGIAVAGVFVIVESWLLTGDETSRGKRLGIYMAALYGGSSIGQLGINVIGVHGYAPFITIVSLIGVAILILFAAKTVNPVSSGHESLTLRQIMKMNKAALIGCIVSGLVLGAIYGLMPIELKQRNIETSHIGSLMALVILGGMIVQPIVTWLLKHIARTLLMALFCLVGVFAVGLTTVSNSEVILSFALALLGMATFALYPIAINLGCDKLHESNIVSATQVMLFSYSVGSVSGPIVANQFMNSAEGLMGYLFIALLATSIYMLLASLNHQPTVMAGE from the coding sequence TTGGAAAATACGTTAACCAATCAAACTCAAAATACGATCACTGTACCTGTTCTCGCTCTTGCTTTATTCGCAGTGGCGACGGGATACTTAATGAGTTTGATCCCATTGATGCTTCAACAATATGGCATGGGCACGCATCTCGCGAGTTGGTTGGCGAGCAGTTTCTATGCTGGTTTACTTGTAGGCGCTGTTTGCATTGAAAGCTTGGTCAGTAAATTGGGGCACACCCAATCATTTATTTTTTGCCTGGTTGTGCTCGCCGTTACCGTAATTGTTAAGCCGCTATTTCCAGTAGAAGCTATTTGGCTGTTTGCTCGATTCGTTGCTGGTATCGCAGTTGCAGGAGTCTTCGTAATTGTCGAGTCTTGGTTATTGACCGGTGATGAAACCAGCCGAGGTAAGAGACTTGGTATTTACATGGCTGCGCTATACGGTGGCTCTTCAATAGGACAGCTTGGTATCAACGTTATCGGTGTACATGGTTATGCTCCGTTCATTACTATTGTGAGCCTAATTGGCGTAGCGATCCTTATTCTGTTTGCGGCTAAAACAGTGAACCCGGTTTCAAGTGGTCATGAGAGCCTAACGCTTCGTCAAATTATGAAGATGAACAAAGCGGCGTTAATTGGCTGCATAGTGTCTGGCTTAGTGTTGGGGGCGATTTATGGGCTAATGCCGATTGAATTAAAGCAACGCAATATCGAAACATCGCACATTGGTAGCTTAATGGCATTGGTGATCTTGGGTGGCATGATAGTGCAACCTATCGTCACTTGGCTGTTAAAGCACATTGCTCGTACCCTACTAATGGCGCTGTTCTGCTTAGTTGGAGTATTTGCCGTAGGTTTAACCACCGTATCAAACAGTGAAGTGATTTTGTCGTTTGCGTTGGCGCTTCTTGGTATGGCGACATTTGCGCTCTACCCAATTGCTATCAACTTGGGTTGCGACAAATTACATGAAAGCAACATCGTGTCGGCGACTCAAGTCATGCTGTTCAGCTACAGCGTTGGCTCTGTGTCAGGACCTATCGTTGCGAATCAGTTTATGAATAGCGCAGAAGGATTGATGGGGTATCTGTTTATTGCATTGTTAGCCACCAGCATTTACATGTTGCTCGCAAGCTTAAACCATCAACCGACCGTCATGGCTGGGGAGTAA
- a CDS encoding SGNH/GDSL hydrolase family protein, with protein MNKSLLLLSALIPTFSFNAIALENRDNIVTPEAITAAEVSSIQGSETYTYVRCWYRTHFNNDDPATTWEWAKNPDGSDFTLDGYWYSSISFKNMFYTNTPQTQIKQRCDETLNVDNQAADISYYAADHRMSYNHSIWTNDHAFQPEMINKMVVFGDSLSDTGNMFNGSQWLFPNRDSWFLGRFSNGLVWTEYVARAKNIPLYNWAVGGAAGTNQYVALTGIYDQVTSYLTYMKMAKNYQPKNTLFTLEFGLNDFMNYNREVSDVKADFSSAMIRLTDSGATNILLLTLPDATRAPQFKYSTAQEIENVRAKINKFNVFIHEQARYYQSKDINVVLVDANKMFGQITDDPKQFGFENSSDACMNINRSNALDYLYRHSLTNDCAYHGSDKYVFWGVTHPTTAMHKYIANQILKQSLASYAL; from the coding sequence ATGAATAAATCATTATTGTTACTTTCCGCTCTGATCCCGACTTTTTCTTTCAATGCCATAGCTTTAGAAAATAGAGATAATATCGTTACTCCTGAAGCCATCACTGCTGCTGAAGTCAGTAGTATTCAGGGTTCAGAGACATATACTTATGTTCGTTGCTGGTACAGAACACATTTCAATAATGATGATCCTGCGACGACATGGGAATGGGCTAAAAACCCAGATGGCAGCGATTTTACGCTGGATGGCTATTGGTATTCCTCAATTTCGTTCAAAAACATGTTTTATACCAATACCCCACAAACGCAGATCAAACAGCGTTGTGATGAAACCTTAAACGTCGACAACCAAGCCGCAGACATAAGTTATTACGCTGCGGATCACAGAATGTCTTACAACCATTCTATTTGGACAAACGACCATGCATTCCAGCCTGAGATGATCAACAAAATGGTCGTGTTTGGGGACAGCCTTTCAGACACTGGCAATATGTTCAATGGTTCTCAGTGGTTATTCCCAAACCGAGATTCTTGGTTTTTGGGGCGATTCTCAAATGGTTTAGTTTGGACTGAATACGTCGCTCGAGCTAAAAATATACCGCTTTATAATTGGGCTGTTGGTGGAGCTGCAGGCACCAACCAGTACGTCGCGCTTACCGGTATTTACGATCAAGTAACGTCCTATCTAACCTATATGAAAATGGCCAAAAACTACCAGCCTAAAAATACCCTCTTTACCTTGGAGTTTGGCCTTAATGACTTTATGAACTACAACCGAGAGGTATCTGATGTAAAAGCGGATTTCAGTAGCGCAATGATCCGGTTAACAGACTCAGGAGCCACTAACATTTTGCTTTTAACCTTACCTGACGCGACTCGAGCTCCGCAATTTAAGTATTCAACCGCACAAGAGATCGAAAACGTCAGAGCAAAGATAAACAAGTTTAACGTGTTTATCCATGAACAAGCTCGCTACTACCAAAGCAAAGACATCAACGTCGTGTTAGTTGATGCAAACAAAATGTTTGGCCAAATCACAGACGATCCCAAACAGTTTGGTTTCGAAAATTCTAGTGATGCCTGTATGAACATCAATCGTAGTAATGCTCTGGATTACCTTTATCGCCACAGCTTGACCAATGATTGTGCTTATCATGGGTCTGACAAGTATGTATTTTGGGGGGTAACTCACCCGACTACAGCAATGCATAAATACATCGCAAATCAGATTTTGAAGCAATCGCTAGCGAGTTACGCGCTTTAA
- the trxC gene encoding thioredoxin TrxC, with translation MTSFNTRCPSCQGLNRIPNERVSESATCGRCQSSLLDGAPIEGTENNLSALLNSEQPVVIDFWAPWCNPCVGFAPVFSDVAQEQSGNVRFIKVDTEAQQALAAQYQIRSIPCIMVFKNGQRVDMLNGALPKSQFNEWLSQAISK, from the coding sequence ATGACCAGTTTCAACACACGTTGCCCTTCTTGCCAAGGGCTAAACCGCATTCCTAACGAGCGCGTTTCAGAATCTGCTACCTGTGGCCGTTGCCAGTCTTCTTTGCTAGACGGTGCACCTATTGAGGGTACAGAAAACAACCTTTCTGCATTACTAAATAGCGAGCAACCGGTGGTGATAGATTTTTGGGCGCCTTGGTGTAACCCATGTGTCGGATTTGCGCCTGTTTTTTCGGATGTCGCTCAAGAGCAATCAGGCAATGTTCGTTTTATTAAAGTGGACACAGAGGCTCAGCAAGCATTAGCTGCACAATATCAGATTCGTAGTATTCCTTGCATAATGGTATTTAAAAATGGGCAACGCGTAGATATGTTGAATGGAGCACTTCCTAAGTCTCAGTTCAACGAATGGCTTTCTCAAGCTATCTCGAAATAA
- a CDS encoding sigma-54-dependent transcriptional regulator — protein MSDYSVLLVDDDQDVLDSYSHLMSIANLKSKALIDPTLTCHHIDTRWSGVVVIDMYMPQMHGMDLLKIIKTIDSDIPVIVITGHGDIPMAVEAVKIGANDFLEKPINPSQLLELIKKHLGRRQLFVQQKCNLDKSIKKELIGKSAQMENIREHIAQLAMLRSHVVITGESGVGRRSIAYLIHQLNETHDSGTLIELEGSQVTNIEQLDQQLDAIDSGTIILSRLEKLDESIQQHLTQYLLRQERLTKNKIRLIGLFRQDPESLIQNQQLHPELYYLISQGIIEVPPLRLRPDDIATLFHYYLKISCNKLAKAIPEVSSQYLQSLRNHSWPGNVRELRNVAELYAIGIIKLAGQDRIKHEEATKLPLDCLVDGYEKQLIEDALFLFSGRVNDVAVYLQVPRKKLYLRMKKHGIDKDNFKTRG, from the coding sequence ATGTCTGATTATTCCGTACTACTCGTCGATGATGACCAAGATGTTTTAGATTCGTATTCACATTTAATGTCTATCGCAAACTTAAAGTCTAAAGCCTTGATAGATCCTACGCTTACTTGCCACCATATTGATACTCGTTGGTCTGGAGTCGTGGTAATCGACATGTACATGCCCCAGATGCACGGTATGGATTTGCTTAAAATTATCAAAACTATTGATAGCGATATTCCCGTTATCGTTATCACAGGACATGGCGATATACCCATGGCCGTAGAAGCTGTAAAGATCGGCGCAAATGATTTTCTAGAAAAACCAATAAACCCGAGCCAATTACTCGAACTGATAAAAAAACACTTGGGTCGCCGCCAATTATTTGTTCAACAGAAATGCAATTTGGACAAATCGATAAAGAAGGAGTTAATTGGTAAATCGGCTCAAATGGAGAATATACGAGAGCATATTGCTCAGCTTGCCATGTTGCGAAGCCATGTTGTGATAACGGGAGAATCTGGAGTAGGCAGACGCAGTATTGCGTATTTGATCCACCAACTGAATGAGACTCATGATTCAGGCACACTTATCGAATTAGAAGGCAGCCAAGTTACCAATATTGAGCAACTTGACCAACAACTCGATGCCATCGATTCTGGAACCATCATTCTAAGTCGGCTAGAGAAGTTAGATGAATCAATACAGCAACATCTTACTCAGTATTTACTGCGGCAAGAGCGCTTGACGAAAAATAAGATTAGGCTGATTGGTCTCTTTAGACAAGATCCCGAATCCTTGATTCAAAACCAGCAATTACATCCAGAACTGTATTATCTAATAAGCCAAGGCATCATTGAGGTGCCACCTTTGAGGCTTCGTCCTGATGACATTGCGACTTTGTTTCATTATTACTTAAAGATCAGCTGCAATAAACTGGCAAAAGCAATACCAGAGGTCAGCTCTCAATACTTACAGAGCTTAAGAAATCACAGTTGGCCGGGTAACGTGAGAGAGCTACGTAACGTCGCAGAGCTTTACGCGATTGGTATCATTAAACTCGCGGGTCAAGACCGAATTAAGCATGAGGAAGCGACTAAGCTCCCGTTAGATTGTTTGGTAGACGGCTACGAAAAACAACTGATTGAAGATGCGTTATTTCTGTTTTCAGGCAGAGTCAATGACGTCGCTGTTTATTTGCAAGTGCCGAGAAAGAAACTCTACCTTAGAATGAAAAAGCATGGCATAGACAAAGATAATTTCAAAACTCGGGGTTAG
- a CDS encoding ATP-binding protein — MMSNSRYHTIGTKLVLAFATSTLLLMIVSVVAWGTWNSLDRRVSSLFSSSLPSYNASFLLESRSAQIRSLTNQVSETKTKSELQANLHQVQSELNFINSTLTSLSNSSDSLSLQGNYFSLSVIIESYYRDVSQSIDLTRQLDLLKEQIQWIHQDISSELKPLRQEVQWQLQRDVHGHSFDVLLEHWNLIQTLLDDEETLIALTEDVLTAKHLSQVDNGVKVIQYKVEELLLRSKPIFSQPSAIAYQQLLNELSTLLATNGSLHKKLEQKVTLEQSITKRKTIINDSLNKLHGRIANLVKVTDTQFRLVKQDTTAMINYGNHILVVCFSLSILISLFLTYYFINRRIVRRLAALSNNIDAITYNQSEKPISIDGKDEIARLSDKLHILYDTMQEMERTNALNLINNTHACLITCNLDGHVESVNSSAKQLFGDGEFSYTGLIWEWLPAEQSTQLKCVFVNSAKLTLNGADSVTLSLGTESYPHYLRFYLRVFAHGNTSKIMITVADITEQAHANYLLEQRVMEKTHSLRLANQDLQKEVDVRRQAESHLKETQSKLIQAAKMAVVGQTMTSMAHELNQPLTSINTYLFSAKLGLELNQPDSAIHAIVQVEAMAARMSKIINNLRHFAKKPLNESPSSPISLVSVIEQAELLISTRAKRQQTAIVNIIDEDPMIYADAISIEQVLVNVLVNALDATLEVEQRTVTISNANNVDRHLIFISDTGCGFRPSVIAKLFTPFTTTKEVGLGLGLSISRSLIEKNNGSIYLASTIDKGAMVVLEFPHV; from the coding sequence ATGATGAGCAACTCTCGATACCATACGATCGGCACAAAACTGGTGCTCGCCTTTGCGACAAGTACATTGTTATTAATGATCGTTAGCGTTGTGGCATGGGGAACATGGAATAGCCTGGATAGAAGAGTGAGCTCGCTCTTTAGTAGTAGCCTACCCTCATACAATGCGAGTTTTCTGTTAGAAAGTAGAAGTGCACAAATTAGAAGTTTAACTAACCAAGTTTCTGAAACGAAAACCAAATCAGAATTACAAGCTAACCTGCATCAGGTACAGAGCGAGTTGAACTTTATCAACTCTACATTAACTAGCCTATCCAATAGCAGTGACTCATTATCGTTACAAGGTAACTACTTCTCACTTTCCGTCATCATAGAAAGCTATTACCGAGATGTTTCTCAAAGCATTGATTTAACAAGGCAGTTGGATCTTCTTAAGGAGCAAATTCAGTGGATTCATCAGGACATTAGCTCAGAACTCAAACCATTGAGGCAAGAAGTTCAATGGCAACTTCAACGCGATGTTCATGGTCATTCGTTTGATGTTTTGCTCGAGCATTGGAACCTTATTCAAACTCTACTCGATGATGAGGAAACCTTAATAGCACTCACGGAAGATGTGTTAACAGCAAAGCATTTAAGTCAAGTAGATAACGGTGTGAAAGTCATACAGTACAAAGTCGAAGAGTTATTACTCAGAAGTAAGCCGATTTTTAGTCAGCCATCTGCTATTGCTTATCAACAATTGTTAAATGAGCTTTCTACCTTGTTAGCAACGAATGGCAGTTTACATAAGAAACTGGAACAAAAAGTAACGCTTGAACAGAGTATTACGAAAAGAAAAACCATAATAAATGATTCTCTTAATAAGTTGCACGGCCGTATTGCGAACTTAGTTAAAGTCACCGACACCCAATTTAGGTTGGTTAAACAAGATACGACTGCGATGATTAATTACGGAAACCATATTCTCGTCGTCTGCTTTAGTCTGTCGATATTGATCAGCCTATTTTTGACCTATTACTTCATTAATCGGCGCATCGTACGCAGGCTCGCGGCATTGAGTAACAACATCGATGCGATTACCTATAATCAGTCGGAAAAACCAATATCCATAGATGGCAAAGACGAGATCGCGCGCCTTAGCGATAAGCTGCACATTTTGTATGACACCATGCAGGAAATGGAGCGTACGAACGCGTTGAATCTAATCAACAATACCCACGCTTGTTTGATTACGTGTAATTTGGATGGCCATGTTGAGTCGGTTAACTCTAGTGCAAAGCAGCTATTTGGTGATGGCGAATTCAGTTATACCGGTCTTATTTGGGAATGGTTACCTGCCGAACAAAGTACACAACTAAAATGCGTTTTTGTTAACAGTGCAAAGTTGACCCTTAATGGCGCCGATAGCGTTACGCTTTCGTTAGGTACAGAGTCCTATCCGCACTATCTACGTTTTTATTTACGGGTTTTTGCCCATGGAAATACGAGTAAGATAATGATCACGGTGGCGGACATTACCGAACAAGCTCACGCCAACTATTTACTAGAACAAAGAGTGATGGAAAAAACTCACTCGTTACGATTAGCAAACCAGGATCTGCAGAAAGAGGTGGATGTTAGACGACAAGCAGAAAGCCATTTAAAGGAAACACAAAGTAAACTGATACAAGCCGCTAAAATGGCCGTGGTCGGCCAAACAATGACAAGCATGGCACATGAGCTAAATCAGCCGCTGACTTCGATAAATACTTACCTGTTTAGTGCCAAATTAGGGCTTGAATTAAATCAGCCAGATTCCGCAATCCATGCCATTGTACAAGTGGAAGCGATGGCGGCAAGAATGAGTAAGATCATCAATAATTTGCGCCATTTCGCTAAAAAACCCTTAAATGAATCCCCCTCTAGTCCGATATCGCTCGTGTCTGTTATAGAACAAGCAGAGCTATTGATTTCAACTCGGGCCAAGCGCCAACAAACCGCGATAGTCAACATCATTGATGAAGACCCAATGATTTATGCCGATGCGATCAGTATTGAGCAAGTGTTAGTGAATGTCCTCGTTAATGCATTAGATGCAACACTAGAAGTAGAACAACGGACAGTCACGATATCTAACGCTAATAACGTAGATCGCCACCTTATTTTCATTAGCGATACGGGGTGCGGTTTTAGGCCCTCAGTCATCGCAAAGTTGTTTACGCCCTTCACTACAACAAAAGAAGTTGGCTTGGGTCTAGGTCTCAGTATCAGTCGCTCACTGATTGAAAAAAATAACGGTTCTATTTATTTGGCCTCCACCATAGACAAAGGTGCGATGGTTGTTTTGGAGTTCCCTCATGTCTGA